From the genome of Spinacia oleracea cultivar Varoflay chromosome 2, BTI_SOV_V1, whole genome shotgun sequence, one region includes:
- the LOC130467935 gene encoding protein FAR1-RELATED SEQUENCE 5-like, translating into MENSQIFHDFSVSTSISNDSSSCHLNSSAENQSYEDILNNAVNNSEQNDANEDPESYVVVGQDFEEPVSLEGSVVKDDDEAYELYNSHAFRNGFGTRKGKKEYRSGTRIVRQRFFVCAYEGFKNPDGVVPKSFKTIDRRTGCKASVQFDVDKKTGVYVLSKHSRLHNHSMVPANKRHLIRSHRHISKEQLAFLTTFTCSGTKLADVFRAMRKEVGGEANLGFIVPDAYDAVLAEKKKKLDGCDSNQLIRWFAMRQAKEHDFYYDFQLNEENQLINFFWRDGRMRSDYEAFGDLLIHDTTYRTNKYDMICGPFVGMNLHTQNILFGVGFILNEKAGTFDWLFNSFLTSMGGKQPVTIMTDQSSAMDKAIR; encoded by the exons ATATATTAAATAATGCAGTTAATAATTCAGAACAAAATGATGCTAATGAGGATCCAGAATCCTATGTGGTTGTTGGCCAAG ATTTTGAAGAACCAGTTTCATTAGAGGGAAGTGTAGTTAAGGATGATGATGAGGCGTATGAGTTATACAACAGTCATGCATTTAGGAATGGTTTTGGTACTAGGAAGGGTAAAAAGGAGTATAGAAGTGGTACTAGAATAGTTCGACAACGGTTTTTTGTTTGTGCATACGAGGGGTTTAAAAATCCAGATGGTGTTGTGCCTAAATCCTTTAAAACAATTGATAGGAGAACTGGATGCAAGGCTTCAGTTCAGTTTGATGTTGATAAGAAAACTGGAGTGTATGTTCTTTCTAAACATTCCCGTCTGCATAACCATTCAATGGTTCCTGCTAATAAGAGACACCTTATTAGGTCACATAGGCACATTTCAAAAGAACAATTGGcttttcttactacttttacttGTAGTGGCACGAAGCTTGCTGATGTTTTTAGAGCTATGAGGAAAGAAGTTGGTGGTGAGGCGAATTTAGGCTTCATTGTTCCTGACGCGTATGATGCTGTTTTGgcagagaagaagaaaaagttGGATGGTTGTGATTCAAATCAGTTGATCAGATGGTTCGCTATGAGGCAAGCTAAAGAACATgatttttattatgattttcaaTTGAATGAAGAGAATCAGttgatcaattttttttggagaGATGGAAGAATGCGGTCTGATTATGAAGCTTTTGGTGATTTATTGATTCATGATACAACTTATCGTACTAATAAATACGATATGATTTGTGGGCCTTTTGTTGGAATGAATCTTCACACTCAAAATATCTTGTTTGGAGTGGGTTTTATATTGAATGAGAAGGCAGGTACTTTTGACtggctttttaattcttttttgaCTTCAATGGGAGGGAAGCAACCTGTGACTATCATGACTGATCAATCTTCTGCCATGGACAAGGCTATAAGGTAA